A genomic region of Bernardetia sp. ABR2-2B contains the following coding sequences:
- the ssb gene encoding single-stranded DNA-binding protein, which translates to MAGVNKVILLGNLGQDPEIRTLESGVKVATVSIATSENYKDQSGEWQERTEWHRLTMWRWTAEKAEKLKKGDKIYVEGKLTTRSWEQDGVKRYVTEVVVNDLQFTAKMGDGNYNGGVPMPTQDPYSGGNTTTSNTTQPSPQKTEVASELSGSGNPEDDLPF; encoded by the coding sequence ATGGCAGGAGTAAATAAAGTAATTTTATTAGGAAACCTTGGGCAAGACCCAGAGATTCGTACCTTAGAGAGTGGTGTAAAAGTAGCAACAGTTTCTATCGCAACAAGTGAAAACTACAAAGACCAGTCAGGAGAATGGCAGGAGAGAACGGAATGGCATCGTCTTACTATGTGGCGTTGGACAGCAGAGAAAGCTGAAAAACTCAAAAAAGGAGACAAAATTTATGTAGAAGGAAAACTTACAACTCGCTCTTGGGAACAAGATGGCGTGAAAAGATATGTTACCGAAGTAGTAGTAAACGACTTACAATTTACTGCAAAAATGGGAGATGGCAACTACAATGGAGGAGTTCCAATGCCAACACAAGACCCTTATAGTGGTGGAAACACAACTACTTCAAATACTACACAACCTTCTCCTCAAAAAACAGAAGTGGCAAGTGAACTGAGTGGTTCTGGCAACCCCGAAGATGACCTTCCTTTCTAA
- the gldE gene encoding gliding motility-associated protein GldE has protein sequence MNESDSFSWNITSILENFYNLDILLQVNSIQASNLAMYAFELFVILILLLLSGLISGSEVAFFSLTTQQIEECKESEKLVDKKLLELLSKQKLLLATILLLNNLVNIAIVIASTYMMWQIFGREEEGIVVVILTAIITAAIVFFGEVVPKVIARQRSLVFSRSVARPMAFAITVFQPAAWILAFMGERLEKSVKKGQSQTPVSVEQLNKALELTTNNEAAKEARQILRGVINFGQINAKQIMTSRTEITAIEYATSYDNLLETIKESGYSRIPIYKEKVDDIIGLLYAKDLLAHLREESDFEWQKLIRENVFYVPETKKIDDLFQDFQTKHIHMAIVVDEYGGTSGLVTLEDVIEEIVGEINDEFDDDEERLFIRTAEDEYIFEGKTLLSDFVKEFELHGSHFDTVKGESESIGGLMLELFSKMPMRGEIKEFAPFEFIIEAADRKRVKKVKVRVLQREDQKEED, from the coding sequence TTGAACGAGAGCGACAGTTTTAGTTGGAATATTACATCCATTCTAGAGAATTTTTATAATTTAGATATTCTTTTACAAGTAAACAGCATACAGGCTTCTAATTTAGCAATGTATGCCTTCGAACTATTTGTTATACTCATTTTATTGCTGCTTTCGGGGCTGATTTCAGGCTCGGAAGTAGCCTTTTTTTCTCTTACTACCCAACAGATAGAGGAATGTAAGGAGAGTGAAAAATTGGTAGATAAAAAACTTTTAGAGCTTCTTAGCAAACAAAAGCTACTTTTAGCAACTATTTTATTACTGAATAATTTAGTCAATATTGCTATCGTAATAGCTTCTACCTATATGATGTGGCAAATTTTTGGGCGAGAAGAAGAAGGAATTGTAGTCGTTATCTTAACAGCAATTATTACAGCAGCTATTGTCTTTTTTGGAGAGGTTGTACCGAAAGTAATTGCTCGTCAGCGTTCACTTGTGTTTTCTAGAAGCGTAGCTCGTCCGATGGCTTTTGCAATTACAGTTTTTCAACCTGCTGCTTGGATACTTGCATTTATGGGCGAAAGGCTAGAAAAGAGTGTCAAAAAAGGACAAAGTCAAACTCCTGTTTCTGTAGAACAGCTCAATAAAGCCTTAGAGCTTACAACGAATAATGAGGCTGCAAAAGAAGCAAGACAGATTCTGAGAGGCGTAATCAACTTTGGTCAAATCAATGCCAAACAAATTATGACTTCAAGAACAGAAATTACAGCCATAGAATATGCTACTTCGTACGATAATCTCTTAGAAACAATCAAAGAAAGTGGTTATTCAAGGATTCCAATTTATAAAGAAAAGGTAGATGATATTATCGGACTTCTTTATGCAAAAGATTTGTTAGCACATTTGAGAGAAGAGAGTGATTTTGAATGGCAAAAACTTATCAGAGAGAATGTTTTTTACGTTCCAGAAACAAAGAAAATAGATGACCTTTTTCAAGATTTTCAAACAAAACATATTCATATGGCAATCGTAGTCGATGAATATGGAGGAACTTCTGGGTTGGTAACTCTAGAAGATGTAATTGAAGAAATTGTAGGAGAAATAAATGATGAGTTTGATGATGATGAAGAACGTTTATTTATCAGAACAGCAGAAGACGAATACATTTTTGAAGGAAAAACACTTTTGAGTGATTTTGTAAAAGAGTTTGAGTTACATGGAAGTCATTTTGATACTGTAAAAGGAGAAAGTGAATCTATCGGTGGGCTTATGCTAGAGCTTTTTTCAAAGATGCCAATGCGAGGAGAGATAAAGGAATTTGCTCCCTTTGAGTTTATTATAGAAGCTGCAGACAGAAAGAGAGTAAAAAAAGTAAAAGTAAGAGTTTTGCAGCGAGAAGACCAAAAAGAAGAGGATTAA